A single genomic interval of Brevibacillus brevis harbors:
- a CDS encoding FecCD family ABC transporter permease, translated as MTQHIPNRKAALLVTACIMLGVAVLLSIGLGSVRLTLAETIETILGHGDAASQTILWDIRIPRVFLALLIGANLAASGALLQAVMQNPLADPGLTGVSSGAAVTVLFIMLVVPDYSYLIPLAAIIGGGVAAGMVYSMAWKKQGGLTPVRIILSGVAVNAVFGGAIGLWSILYSDKLPGALQWMNGSLSGKGMGDVMMMLPYSIVGWIAALLSIRQANILRLGEQVAHNLGQNLHRLRLSLSIIAVYLAAVSVSTVGLVGFIGLVVPHMARMLVGSDYRLGLPFSLVLGSLVLLVADTFGRTAFAPLEIPAGIVMAIVGGPYFLYLMRKGGM; from the coding sequence GTGACCCAGCACATTCCGAACAGGAAAGCAGCTCTCTTGGTGACAGCTTGCATCATGCTCGGTGTAGCTGTACTGCTCTCCATTGGTCTGGGGAGCGTACGCCTCACGCTTGCCGAAACAATAGAAACCATCCTCGGACACGGCGATGCCGCAAGTCAAACCATCCTGTGGGATATCCGGATTCCGCGTGTTTTTCTTGCTCTATTGATTGGGGCCAATCTCGCTGCATCGGGTGCCCTGCTGCAAGCAGTCATGCAAAATCCGCTTGCCGATCCAGGTTTGACGGGGGTATCCAGCGGGGCAGCCGTTACGGTGTTGTTCATCATGCTGGTCGTGCCCGACTATTCTTACTTGATACCCTTAGCTGCCATCATTGGCGGCGGAGTAGCCGCAGGCATGGTCTACTCCATGGCTTGGAAAAAACAGGGCGGATTAACACCTGTGCGCATTATATTATCGGGGGTTGCCGTCAACGCTGTCTTCGGTGGAGCAATCGGGTTATGGTCCATCCTGTACAGTGACAAGCTGCCTGGTGCGCTGCAATGGATGAATGGCAGTCTGTCTGGAAAAGGCATGGGCGATGTCATGATGATGCTTCCCTACTCGATCGTCGGGTGGATCGCAGCGCTGTTATCGATCAGGCAGGCAAACATTTTACGCCTTGGAGAACAAGTCGCTCACAATTTAGGGCAGAACTTGCATCGCTTGCGCCTCTCTCTTTCGATCATCGCGGTCTATCTGGCAGCCGTTTCTGTATCGACTGTCGGCCTTGTTGGGTTTATCGGACTAGTCGTGCCGCACATGGCTCGCATGCTCGTCGGCTCTGATTACCGTCTGGGCTTGCCATTTAGCCTCGTGCTTGGCTCTCTTGTCTTGCTTGTGGCCGATACGTTTGGTCGAACGGCATTCGCTCCTTTGGAGATTCCTGCCGGGATTGTGATGGCAATCGTGGGAGGACCTTATTTCCTTTACTTGATGCGAAAAGGGGGCATGTGA